The Danio aesculapii chromosome 11, fDanAes4.1, whole genome shotgun sequence region aaagagttttgaacttgtTACAAAGTGTTACAAAGTAGAACAAAGTAGCTATAGCCGTGCATTTAACTATTGGTATCTAAAGAATTAGGGTCTAAGTTATTTTTTATTGGTCATTGGATTTTGTCTAATAGTCTAGTCTAACGAGGCTTTtagatgaaaaaagaaaaagatttttaagtttttatgtgttttaacagcaaaacaaaagaattaaagcaaataatgttGTAAGTTTTGAGACAGATACACAAAACCAGACATTATAAAAAAAtcatagagcagtgtttctcagccacattcctggaggaccaccaacactgcatgttttgaatgtctcctttATCTGTCACACCCAGGggtggactggccatagggagcaccgggacatttcccggtggcctgacTGTCTATCTGGTCTGCCACCGTGATTCTGCAACAGCCACCCCCCAACCCCCAGTGtgtaattgagtttgagaccattgcgcTAAATGAAGTATATGTGAAAAAGCCTTTAGAGAACTTACTTTATCCTGAAATCATCAGCAGCCAATTTGGAGTTGTCGATTCGGAGTAGGATTTTGCCATTGGTGATTGTAGCATCTTTAATCTATGATGAAGAGCATGGgcataaaatataaagatataaaaaaaaataaagataaatcatgctattaaacaattattttgtaCAGTTGTTattcacaaaacaaaagtttatatCAAAAAGTTTGCATAGTGTTGCTTGGATTGCCTGCAAACATTTAATCCAAGGGTATTACAACACACAATGCtgaaatgtgttaaataatttAGGACATTATACTCAGTATCTGCAACATAATTTAAAAAGCATATCCACCCTTAATTGTCTTCAGTGTTTCAAGTTTTACCTTTTCCTGAAGGCAGTCAATGGTTTTCAAGTAGCAGCTGTAGTCTTTCTGGCAGATTGGGTCCTTCTTCTCGAAGTAATCACAGATCTGCTTCTCCAGAGTGGCATTGGCAGCCTCTAAAAAGTGTACCTTGTCCAGGTAGGACGCCAGACGATCGTTCAGGTTTTGCATGGTGGCCTTCTCATTCAGCTGGTGATAGTCATAATCCCTGCCATAACACCCTCCAGCCATGATTCTAGCACCAAATCTTTCACCAAATCCATCAAGTTTGTATGATGGACATGGCGAACAAGTATTTGGACGATAGGAGCAAGAAGAGATGCGGGTCCTACCTCCAAAACTGCAACCATATACACTGTGGGCTTTTGTTGTAACTGTTCCACAATGACGAGGAACGATCACTGAAGACATGGAACAACTATTGGAAAAAGTGCTGAAGCAGGACTTGGGGTTGGAGATGGAGCAAGTCTTGGGGCAGGTTTCAGATAAGGTTTCTGGGTAGCTTGAGGTGCAGGGTTCCGGGCAAGTCTTGGGCTTGGAGCAGGTCTCAGAACAAGTTGTGGAGAAAGTCTCAGAGCAGGTCTTCAGACAACTGTCAGGGCAGGGTTTGAGGTAGTTGAAGGAGCAGGACTTGGAGAATGTGTCAGAGCAGGTCTCAGAGCAGGTAATGGAACATGGCTTGGGATAGGTCTCAGAGCATGTCTCAGAGCAAGTTTTAAGATAGGTGTCAGGGCCGGTTTTCAGACAGGTCTCGGCACAGGTTTGGGGGCAGGTGAGTGAACAAGGCTTTAGAGAGGTCTCAGGGCAGGTGAAGGAACATGGCTTAGGGCAGATCTCAGATGAAGTTTTAATACAAGTATCAGGGCAGGTGAAGGAACAGGGCTTGGGACAGGTCTCAGAGCAAGTTTTCAGACAGGTCTCGGGGCAGGTAAAGGAACAGGGCTTAGGACAGGTCTCAGAGCAAGTTTTCAGACAGGTGTCAGGGCAGGTAAAGGAACAGGGCTTGGGACAGGTCTCAGAGCAAGTTTTCAGACAGGTGTCAGGGCAGGTAAAGGAACAGGTCTTGGGGCAGGTCTCAGAGCAAGTTTTAAGACAGGTCTCGGGGCAAGTGAAAGAACAGGGCTTGGGAAAGGTCTCAGAGCAAGTTTTCAGACAGGTCTCAGGGCAGGTGAATGAACAGGGTTTGGTGCAGGTGTTGGAGCAGGTCTCAGGGCAAGTTATGGAGCTACTCTCAGAGCAAGTCTTCAGACAGGTCTCGGGGCAGGTGAAGGAGGAAGGCTTAGGGCAGATTTCAGGGCAGGTTGAGTAGCAGGGCTTGGGGCAGCTCTCATAGCAGGTCTCTGGGCAGCTTAGGGTAGAACAGGTTTCAGGGCAAGTCTTCAGACAGGAGTCGGAGCTGGTCTCAGAGCAAGTCTTTCTGCAAGTCTCAGGGAAGGTGAAGGAGCAAGGCTTGGGGCAGATCTCAGAGGCCTCTGGGTAGCTTGTGGAGTAAGTCTCAGGGTAAGTCTCCAAACACGTCTCAGGGCAGGTTTCAGAGCAGGTCTT contains the following coding sequences:
- the LOC130237809 gene encoding keratin-associated protein 9-1-like; this translates as MACSKTYPETCWKTCSETCPETCLETYPETYSTSYPEASEICPKPCSFTFPETCRKTCSETSSDSCLKTCPETCSTLSCPETCYESCPKPCYSTCPEICPKPSSFTCPETCLKTCSESSSITCPETCSNTCTKPCSFTCPETCLKTCSETFPKPCSFTCPETCLKTCSETCPKTCSFTCPDTCLKTCSETCPKPCSFTCPDTCLKTCSETCPKPCSFTCPETCLKTCSETCPKPCSFTCPDTCIKTSSEICPKPCSFTCPETSLKPCSLTCPQTCAETCLKTGPDTYLKTCSETCSETYPKPCSITCSETCSDTFSKSCSFNYLKPCPDSCLKTCSETFSTTCSETCSKPKTCPEPFLLQHFFQ